One window of Pseudomonas sp. FP198 genomic DNA carries:
- a CDS encoding xanthine dehydrogenase family protein subunit M codes for MNPFSYSKPDTVQAAVELSSASSRFIAGGTNLLDLMKENLSRPQHLIDITGLPLTDLSETPSGGVMIGALVSNADLAWHPWIQRRYPLLAQAILAGASPQLRNMASTGGNLLQRTRCYYFYDASVPCNKRRPGSGCPARSGLNRIHAIFGASDQCVATHPSDMCVALAALEAVVHVLGRGGARTIEFADFHRLPGDAPDRDNQLADDELITYIELPSEGFAEHSHYLKIRDRASYAFALVSVAAALELDGPVIRQARLALGGVAHKPWRDKAVENWLVGQAVSRETFTAAADALMQNAEPLEHNGFKVKLARRAIIRALSDAALVGGTTR; via the coding sequence ATGAATCCCTTCAGCTACAGCAAGCCCGACACCGTGCAGGCGGCCGTCGAGTTGTCCAGTGCGAGCTCACGCTTCATCGCCGGCGGCACCAACCTGCTGGACCTGATGAAGGAAAACCTCAGCCGCCCCCAGCACCTGATCGATATCACCGGTCTGCCTTTGACGGACCTCAGCGAAACTCCCTCGGGCGGGGTGATGATTGGCGCATTGGTGAGTAATGCCGATCTGGCCTGGCACCCGTGGATTCAACGGCGCTACCCGCTGCTCGCCCAAGCCATCCTGGCGGGTGCCTCGCCGCAGTTGCGCAATATGGCCAGTACCGGCGGCAACCTGCTGCAACGCACGCGCTGCTATTACTTTTATGACGCTTCCGTGCCGTGCAACAAGCGGCGCCCGGGCAGTGGTTGTCCGGCCCGAAGCGGCCTGAACCGGATCCACGCGATTTTCGGCGCCAGTGATCAGTGCGTGGCGACTCATCCGTCGGACATGTGCGTGGCCCTGGCGGCGCTTGAGGCGGTTGTTCATGTGCTGGGACGGGGCGGCGCGCGGACCATCGAATTCGCTGATTTTCACCGATTGCCCGGTGACGCACCGGATCGGGACAACCAGTTGGCCGATGACGAGCTGATCACCTATATCGAGTTGCCCTCGGAGGGTTTTGCTGAACATAGCCATTACCTGAAGATCCGTGACCGGGCCTCCTACGCCTTTGCGCTGGTTTCGGTGGCGGCGGCGCTGGAGCTTGATGGGCCGGTGATTCGCCAGGCTCGGCTGGCCCTTGGCGGTGTAGCCCACAAACCGTGGCGCGACAAGGCCGTGGAAAACTGGCTGGTCGGCCAGGCCGTCAGCCGCGAAACCTTTACGGCGGCGGCCGATGCGTTGATGCAGAACGCCGAGCCGCTGGAGCACAACGGCTTCAAAGTCAAACTGGCACGCCGGGCAATTATCCGCGCCTTGAGCGATGCCGCGCTGGTGGGGGGAACCACCCGATGA